In Gimesia sp., the following are encoded in one genomic region:
- a CDS encoding MFS transporter, whose protein sequence is MTETESTSQTELPSLYHDSSFWGMTVTQFWGAFNDNLYKQLVLLFCAQQALQGAKDQQGIALGVFALPFVFFSGLGGWYADRHTKRTIVIACKVAEIIIALLAMAAFFTGQLLPLLVVLGLLSTQSAIFGPAKYGILPEMLRSDDLPQANGVIQMTTFVAIIFGMASAGFVKQAFPDALWKTSYFCIAIAVIGTISAFWVRRTPVAHPGLPFRWSTLGINPETRTLLLQDRRLLSVLLISSVFWFVGGIVQPLVNIFGIGQLHLSESRTSLMAACMGVGISLGCVAAGRVSHKRVNFKLVTVGAWGLVLCLALMSGIGWWGPGDGLETVKQTDASLWEAFIPLNAAEWMSRTVLTLVGFFAGLFIVPLQVELQTRPPKSQKGRMIGTMNLINWVGIVLSAVFFGLFTMVCNKLNWPMSHVFLVLALVILPVALFYHPRDEALSHDAPGT, encoded by the coding sequence GTGACCGAAACGGAATCGACGTCTCAAACAGAACTGCCATCCCTGTATCATGATTCCTCGTTCTGGGGGATGACGGTCACGCAGTTCTGGGGCGCCTTCAACGACAATCTCTATAAACAGTTGGTGTTGCTGTTCTGCGCGCAACAGGCGCTGCAAGGGGCGAAAGATCAGCAGGGGATCGCACTGGGAGTCTTCGCGCTCCCCTTCGTCTTCTTCTCAGGATTGGGTGGCTGGTACGCCGATCGACACACAAAACGGACGATTGTCATCGCCTGTAAGGTTGCTGAGATCATCATTGCGCTGCTGGCGATGGCGGCCTTCTTTACCGGTCAACTGTTGCCTCTGCTGGTCGTTCTCGGTCTGCTCAGTACCCAGAGTGCGATCTTCGGACCTGCCAAGTATGGGATCCTGCCGGAAATGCTCCGCAGCGATGATCTGCCTCAGGCTAACGGTGTGATTCAGATGACAACATTCGTCGCCATCATCTTCGGCATGGCTTCCGCGGGCTTCGTAAAGCAGGCCTTTCCCGATGCATTGTGGAAAACCAGTTATTTCTGTATCGCGATTGCCGTGATCGGCACGATCTCTGCCTTCTGGGTTCGCCGCACGCCGGTGGCGCATCCGGGGCTCCCCTTTCGCTGGTCGACACTGGGCATTAACCCCGAGACGCGAACTCTGCTATTGCAGGATCGTCGCCTGTTGTCTGTACTGCTGATTTCATCGGTCTTCTGGTTTGTGGGAGGCATCGTGCAACCCCTGGTGAATATCTTCGGGATTGGACAACTGCACTTAAGTGAAAGTCGTACCAGTCTGATGGCGGCCTGTATGGGAGTTGGGATTTCGCTGGGATGTGTCGCCGCGGGACGTGTTTCGCATAAACGGGTGAATTTCAAACTGGTCACTGTCGGCGCCTGGGGGCTGGTCCTCTGCCTGGCGCTCATGTCGGGGATCGGCTGGTGGGGGCCTGGAGACGGACTGGAAACCGTCAAACAAACTGATGCTTCGCTCTGGGAAGCCTTCATTCCCCTCAACGCCGCCGAGTGGATGTCGCGGACGGTATTGACCCTCGTCGGTTTCTTCGCCGGTCTGTTCATTGTCCCGCTCCAGGTGGAACTGCAGACCCGGCCCCCCAAATCGCAGAAGGGCCGCATGATCGGTACAATGAATCTGATCAACTGGGTGGGCATCGTACTCTCCGCGGTCTTCTTCGGTCTCTTTACCATGGTCTGTAACAAGCTGAACTGGCCTATGAGCCATGTCTTCCTCGTGCTGGCATTGGTAATCCTGCCTGTTGCGCTGTTTTATCATCCCCGCGATGAAGCTTTATCGCACGATGCCCCTGGAACCTGA
- a CDS encoding pyridoxamine 5'-phosphate oxidase family protein encodes MTRQFDFNPAKVHTILNETWRHLNYAVETETHPWRLGTLATISDNRPRVRTVVLRAVEIEQRQVICYTDQRSDKVQELKEKPWIEWVAYDPVTRVQIRLRGRAEVHTQNDQAARHWEASSPEHRRGYITVSAPGTQAETASPNLPDYLFDRLPNDEEAQLGYENFAVIVCQIEHIDWLELRRNGHLAARFHWTDKWEGHWKYA; translated from the coding sequence ATGACCAGGCAATTTGATTTTAATCCGGCCAAAGTCCATACGATTCTCAACGAGACCTGGCGGCACCTGAACTATGCGGTCGAAACGGAAACGCATCCCTGGCGGCTGGGCACTCTGGCTACGATTTCAGACAATCGTCCCCGCGTACGTACCGTGGTTCTGAGAGCCGTGGAAATCGAGCAGCGGCAGGTGATCTGCTACACCGATCAGCGTTCAGACAAAGTCCAGGAGCTTAAGGAAAAACCCTGGATTGAGTGGGTGGCCTATGATCCGGTCACACGGGTGCAGATCCGTCTGCGCGGCCGGGCTGAAGTGCATACCCAAAATGATCAGGCTGCCCGGCACTGGGAGGCCAGCAGTCCCGAGCACCGTCGTGGTTATATCACAGTTTCAGCTCCGGGAACGCAGGCCGAAACCGCTTCGCCCAATCTGCCCGACTACCTGTTTGACCGACTGCCCAATGATGAAGAAGCACAACTGGGCTACGAAAATTTCGCGGTAATCGTCTGTCAGATTGAACACATCGACTGGCTGGAACTCCGCCGCAACGGCCATCTCGCCGCCCGGTTCCACTGGACCGACAAATGGGAAGGCCACTGGAAATATGCGTGA
- a CDS encoding DUF1559 domain-containing protein, with protein MSRQLWRDLAVMMGIFLLLIALLVPAIHRSRTAARMSSAKNNLKQIGLALHNYHDTHGCFPPGGVIREDGTAIHGWMTFAMPFLDASPYYNMINFDYPWDSPENNRVFEVKYPVYQIPGRDMGLTSGGYELTCYMGNPNLLSRNSSVTLREIDTGSSHNWLAGEAAGNFQPWGYPFNWRPLGTKLCDGPDSFGQLAWDGVHLLLVDGSVHFFSTETAPEILQALADAPPIATHAQTAVPERTFVIGDYEWERIDLQSDLQGENQYIVKVLRRPAGMPLKMSVCSKYIVRPGDEPEYKGKGAVFLFLAHIGPQTDIASTLKDTTLKEEITPKQWAANMKLLKSIQQQLPQTDAQ; from the coding sequence ATGTCCAGACAGCTCTGGAGAGATCTGGCAGTGATGATGGGGATCTTCCTGCTGCTCATCGCACTGCTTGTCCCAGCCATACATCGTTCCCGCACGGCAGCCCGTATGTCGTCAGCGAAAAACAACCTGAAACAAATTGGGCTGGCACTGCACAATTACCATGACACTCATGGTTGCTTTCCTCCCGGCGGTGTGATTCGCGAAGACGGCACTGCCATACATGGCTGGATGACATTTGCCATGCCGTTCCTCGATGCAAGTCCCTATTACAATATGATCAATTTTGATTACCCTTGGGACAGTCCGGAGAATAACCGGGTCTTTGAGGTCAAATACCCTGTTTATCAGATTCCTGGCAGAGACATGGGGCTGACCAGCGGCGGATATGAGCTTACCTGTTATATGGGGAATCCAAATCTACTGTCGCGAAACAGTTCCGTGACACTTAGAGAAATCGACACAGGCAGTTCACATAACTGGCTTGCAGGGGAAGCCGCCGGAAACTTTCAGCCCTGGGGCTACCCGTTCAACTGGCGTCCTCTGGGAACAAAACTCTGTGATGGACCGGATAGTTTCGGCCAGCTTGCCTGGGACGGCGTGCATCTCCTGCTGGTGGATGGCAGCGTGCATTTTTTTTCTACTGAGACTGCTCCTGAAATATTGCAGGCACTCGCAGACGCACCACCGATCGCCACCCATGCTCAGACTGCGGTTCCTGAACGCACCTTTGTTATCGGCGATTATGAGTGGGAGCGAATCGACCTGCAGTCCGATCTACAGGGGGAAAATCAATATATCGTCAAAGTCTTGCGAAGACCTGCTGGCATGCCATTGAAAATGAGCGTCTGCTCTAAATACATCGTGAGGCCGGGAGACGAACCAGAGTATAAGGGAAAGGGGGCTGTGTTTCTGTTCCTGGCACACATTGGTCCGCAGACAGACATAGCCTCTACTCTCAAAGATACGACTCTCAAGGAAGAAATCACTCCCAAACAGTGGGCAGCAAACATGAAATTGTTAAAATCCATTCAACAACAACTGCCACAAACTGATGCACAATAA